In Methanophagales archaeon, a single window of DNA contains:
- the cbiQ gene encoding cobalt ECF transporter T component CbiQ — MRFTDIIQEVDFERLVVGSNSVIHRLDARVKLLGAFALIFAVISMHSPTIPLVIFLSATLIALAIKIPLRTYLKRLVLLPFSVAAVVLVVVIFTYGGEHQIASLFGLPIYHESCSFAVLLFARIIASISILSVFVATTEVLAAAEAMRWFKVPKIMVDLAIMMLRYIHLLSEESVRMYRAQASRCGFSRRLSYKQKMNNLGTIAGSLILRALKRGERVYAAMLSRGYNPDSKLTEIEPLSLKNALLCAIIILTSVLLVIADHIGIVPGVVTWL; from the coding sequence ATGCGTTTCACGGATATAATACAAGAAGTAGACTTTGAGAGACTGGTAGTAGGTAGCAATTCGGTAATCCACCGGCTTGATGCACGTGTAAAGCTTTTAGGAGCTTTTGCACTTATATTCGCTGTCATTTCCATGCATAGCCCTACTATCCCTCTCGTTATATTTCTTTCTGCCACACTTATTGCTCTCGCAATCAAAATACCGCTGCGGACATACCTGAAAAGGTTAGTTCTGCTTCCGTTCTCTGTTGCGGCTGTCGTGCTTGTCGTTGTTATATTCACGTATGGCGGTGAGCATCAAATAGCATCCCTCTTCGGGCTGCCAATCTACCATGAATCGTGCTCGTTTGCCGTTTTGCTTTTCGCACGAATAATTGCATCGATTTCTATATTGAGCGTGTTTGTAGCTACTACAGAGGTGTTGGCGGCGGCGGAAGCAATGCGTTGGTTTAAGGTGCCAAAGATTATGGTTGACCTCGCTATAATGATGCTGCGCTATATCCATCTGCTATCTGAAGAAAGCGTAAGGATGTACAGAGCACAAGCATCAAGGTGCGGCTTCTCCCGTAGACTCAGCTATAAGCAAAAGATGAATAATCTCGGTACCATTGCAGGTTCGCTCATCTTGAGGGCATTAAAACGCGGTGAACGTGTATATGCCGCAATGCTGTCACGTGGATATAACCCGGATTCCAAGCTTACAGAAATCGAACCGTTATCATTAAAAAACGCTCTATTATGTGCTATAATTATCCTGACTTCGGTACTACTTGTAATTGCTGACCATATAGGTATAGTACCTGGAGTAGTAACCTGGTTATGA
- a CDS encoding ATP-binding cassette domain-containing protein encodes MKCAVNVTDLFYTYPDGTEALKGVNFKVMEGERVAVIGSNGSGKSTLFYHLNGLFSPTKGTVLINEEEITKTNLDKIRMTVGLVFQDPDDQLFAPTVWEDVAFGPRNMGLSKREVAERVNSALNMLHIADLKDKRPDNLSGGQKRLVSIAGVLAMNPEIIVLDEPTSNLDPCTSSAVMHLLVDLSRRMNIALIIATHDVDAIPQYADRIYVMHRGRFVAEGTPEAVFSNASVVRESHLRLPRIARLMEILHKEDNLPLKNPYPLTIRGARNEIMRVINDKRIKG; translated from the coding sequence ATGAAGTGTGCAGTAAACGTAACGGACCTCTTCTATACATATCCAGACGGAACAGAAGCGTTGAAAGGTGTTAACTTTAAGGTAATGGAAGGCGAGAGAGTAGCGGTTATTGGCTCGAATGGCAGTGGTAAATCTACTCTATTCTACCATCTTAATGGCTTATTTTCACCCACGAAAGGCACGGTTCTTATCAACGAGGAAGAGATAACAAAGACTAATTTAGATAAGATAAGGATGACGGTAGGACTTGTATTTCAGGACCCGGACGATCAGTTGTTCGCGCCGACAGTATGGGAAGATGTGGCATTCGGACCGAGGAACATGGGACTTTCAAAGCGCGAAGTGGCAGAGCGAGTAAATAGCGCATTGAATATGCTGCACATAGCGGATTTGAAGGATAAGAGACCGGACAATCTTAGCGGTGGTCAGAAGCGATTGGTTTCTATCGCAGGAGTTCTTGCAATGAATCCGGAAATCATTGTGCTGGACGAACCCACGTCTAATTTAGACCCCTGCACGTCAAGTGCAGTGATGCACCTCTTAGTGGATTTGAGCAGAAGGATGAATATCGCATTGATTATCGCCACTCATGATGTGGATGCGATACCACAATATGCGGACAGGATATATGTGATGCACAGGGGGCGGTTCGTGGCAGAAGGCACGCCTGAGGCGGTCTTTTCTAATGCCTCTGTCGTAAGAGAATCACACTTGAGGTTGCCGCGAATCGCGCGTTTGATGGAAATACTACATAAAGAGGACAATTTACCACTAAAAAATCCGTATCCTTTGACTATTAGAGGGGCGAGAAATGAAATAATGAGAGTAATAAATGATAAAAGGATAAAAGGATAA
- the cbiT gene encoding precorrin-6Y C5,15-methyltransferase (decarboxylating) subunit CbiT, producing the protein MSDVEQNLGVKQEWQYKTTGIPDSLFSRSKAGLTREEVRSIITSKARIKGTERILDVGTGSGSVSIEFALLGCDVTAVEKDEENFEIARKNIEKFGLGNKIQLNFGEMEHINLSDTDSFDVAFFGGTDNLEKSFENVFKHLKTGGRVIIAAVRLETVVEAIAVLKNRGINPEVLNICLNRGKDLGGKTALAPSYPVFLIYGDKK; encoded by the coding sequence ATGAGTGACGTGGAACAGAATCTGGGAGTGAAGCAGGAGTGGCAATATAAAACAACCGGAATACCTGACAGCTTGTTCTCAAGATCGAAAGCAGGCTTGACAAGAGAAGAAGTTCGCTCGATCATCACCTCAAAAGCCCGGATAAAAGGAACCGAGCGAATTTTAGATGTGGGCACGGGCTCAGGAAGCGTTTCTATCGAATTCGCACTGTTAGGTTGCGATGTCACGGCGGTGGAGAAGGACGAAGAGAATTTCGAGATAGCGAGAAAGAATATAGAAAAATTTGGACTGGGTAACAAAATCCAGCTTAATTTTGGTGAAATGGAACATATCAATTTATCAGATACAGATAGTTTCGATGTTGCCTTCTTCGGCGGCACGGACAATCTTGAGAAATCGTTTGAGAACGTGTTCAAGCATTTGAAGACGGGAGGTAGAGTTATTATTGCAGCAGTCAGACTTGAGACTGTGGTGGAAGCCATAGCAGTATTGAAGAACAGAGGTATCAATCCTGAGGTTCTGAATATCTGCTTGAACAGGGGCAAGGACTTGGGTGGTAAAACCGCACTCGCTCCTTCTTATCCGGTATTCCTGATATATGGAGACAAGAAATGA
- the cobI gene encoding precorrin-2 C(20)-methyltransferase: protein MRIRKLYGIGVGPGDPELLTLKAYRILKEVDMIVAPKSREDKRSLALLTIEGIMKREEKEWENEPIVVEPVFPMTKDRDKLEQYWKKAREVVLARAEAEAKGKGCETVAFVTLGDPSMYSTFYRFMEIFKDVMEEVEVVPGVTSFSACSAIAKVPVAEGNEIVSIVPNVKTQNALRVIESSDSLIFLKPKNMDVIENKLGNKKAILGVRVGFKDQEIITGEVSEIDVPTHYLSTLIVKNNPRA from the coding sequence ATGAGAATCCGCAAGCTATATGGAATAGGTGTAGGACCGGGCGACCCGGAACTGCTCACTCTGAAAGCATACAGAATACTCAAGGAAGTGGATATGATAGTTGCACCGAAGTCGAGGGAGGATAAAAGGAGTCTGGCTTTACTCACGATTGAAGGGATTATGAAGCGAGAAGAAAAAGAGTGGGAAAATGAGCCCATCGTTGTTGAACCGGTGTTCCCGATGACGAAAGACCGTGATAAGCTGGAACAGTATTGGAAAAAGGCGCGTGAGGTCGTGCTGGCGAGGGCAGAAGCAGAAGCAAAAGGTAAGGGATGTGAAACTGTGGCTTTCGTCACACTGGGAGACCCAAGCATGTATTCCACGTTCTACCGGTTCATGGAGATTTTTAAAGATGTCATGGAGGAGGTAGAAGTAGTACCCGGAGTTACATCCTTCTCGGCTTGTTCCGCTATCGCCAAAGTCCCTGTTGCGGAAGGAAATGAAATCGTTTCTATTGTTCCCAATGTAAAAACCCAGAATGCTCTTCGAGTAATCGAAAGTTCAGATTCCCTGATCTTCCTCAAACCCAAAAATATGGACGTGATTGAGAATAAGCTGGGCAATAAAAAAGCCATTTTAGGTGTCAGAGTGGGATTTAAAGACCAGGAAATAATCACAGGAGAAGTTAGTGAAATAGACGTGCCAACTCATTACCTTTCCACTCTTATCGTAAAGAACAACCCACGAGCTTAG
- the cobM gene encoding precorrin-4 C(11)-methyltransferase, whose product MNMNVNMNVNMNVNMNVKPKVVFVGAGPGDPELLTLRGKREIENADVIIYAGSLINKEILKYAREDVIAIDSHGKTRTEIFTLYEQFVVKEGKVVVRLHSGDLSFYSAIQEQMEFLNSKNIEFEVVPGVTSFSAASASLKREFTSPGISQTLIITKPTGKTGKPEKESIKELSTHGATMIVFLGVHLIDDIVSELRVGYPPETPVAVVHKASWTEEEIIKGTLENIADRVKSAGIKSQSLIIVGDVLEKSGISKLYGGGLK is encoded by the coding sequence ATGAATATGAATGTGAATATGAATGTGAATATGAATGTGAATATGAATGTGAAACCGAAAGTAGTATTTGTAGGTGCAGGACCGGGCGACCCCGAATTACTCACCCTTAGAGGAAAGCGGGAAATAGAGAATGCTGATGTGATAATATACGCAGGCTCGCTCATCAACAAGGAGATCTTAAAATACGCAAGAGAGGATGTGATAGCCATAGACAGTCATGGAAAGACCAGAACTGAGATATTTACCCTTTATGAACAGTTTGTTGTGAAAGAGGGTAAGGTAGTAGTGAGGCTCCATTCAGGCGACCTGAGCTTCTATTCCGCTATTCAAGAGCAGATGGAATTTCTAAACTCTAAAAATATAGAGTTTGAAGTTGTTCCAGGCGTTACTTCTTTTTCCGCTGCTTCTGCATCTTTAAAAAGAGAATTCACTTCGCCTGGCATATCGCAAACGCTGATAATCACGAAACCGACAGGAAAGACCGGTAAGCCAGAGAAGGAAAGCATAAAGGAACTATCAACGCATGGTGCAACAATGATAGTCTTTCTTGGTGTTCATCTCATTGACGATATCGTTTCTGAACTCCGGGTAGGCTATCCTCCTGAGACACCAGTAGCGGTGGTTCATAAAGCGTCATGGACGGAAGAGGAGATAATAAAGGGCACTCTGGAGAATATAGCGGACAGGGTTAAGAGTGCGGGCATAAAGAGCCAGTCATTGATAATTGTGGGTGATGTGCTTGAGAAATCAGGCATCTCAAAATTGTATGGCGGAGGTTTAAAATGA
- a CDS encoding cobalamin biosynthesis protein, with product MKMNNNNRDFYIGLGFHSDVDAGEIEQAIREFLEELDIEQNEVKGLCTVDFKNTEELQEVSAKFGIPILLFTRDEINCVDVRSRSAAMDAFNIKGVAEPCAILGANRNKGKIKFVKRKSFNRRITLAVVLKERDL from the coding sequence ATGAAGATGAATAACAATAATAGGGATTTTTATATCGGTCTTGGATTTCATAGCGATGTTGATGCTGGAGAGATAGAGCAGGCGATTCGCGAGTTCCTGGAGGAGTTGGATATAGAACAGAATGAAGTTAAAGGTTTATGCACCGTGGATTTCAAAAATACGGAGGAGTTGCAAGAGGTTTCTGCTAAGTTCGGGATTCCAATACTTCTCTTTACGCGGGATGAGATAAACTGTGTGGATGTGCGGTCGAGAAGCGCAGCAATGGACGCATTTAACATAAAAGGCGTTGCAGAACCCTGTGCCATTCTGGGAGCGAACAGAAATAAAGGCAAAATCAAATTCGTGAAGAGGAAATCATTCAATAGAAGGATAACACTGGCGGTGGTGCTTAAAGAGAGGGATCTATAG